Proteins encoded together in one Temnothorax longispinosus isolate EJ_2023e chromosome 5, Tlon_JGU_v1, whole genome shotgun sequence window:
- the LOC139812982 gene encoding odorant receptor 46a-like isoform X2, with protein sequence MDILPINFKALRFCGAWKEREDDNMCVGFLRFCYRYAVFLLIYEFTISDVIEMIRMRDRVQELTERLFSGLTCLTLCVKYANFLLRENELSDLLECLRVKMCQPRNSTEKLIMEEHNRRAKWSTIAFMMISYATALGFVLTPALQLLKGGEHVLPLKSYIPYSVSNLLPYLATYLQQFLVLFYAIMLNVSFDCLVYGFTIQVCGQIELMCCRLTDSLKSTGDISSGRKTDTEASIVECVRHHLLVGILVKKIRALFIWTIMIFFFFSLLIVCTSIFILSKKKLLSFEFLSMFLYLSGMLLQLFYYCWYGNELELKSKGIVTAVYSSDWTMVTPQERRLLMLIMISSQRGIMLSYHGVFALSLNTFTW encoded by the exons ATGGACATTCTACCGATAAACTTTAAGGCCCTGCGTTTTTGCGGCGCATGGAAAGAGCGGGAGGACGACAACATGTGCGTTGGATTTTTGCGCTTTTGTTACAG GTACGCGGTTTTTCTCTTGATATACGAGTTTACGATATCCGATGTGATAGAGATGATTCGCATGCGCGACCGCGTTCAAGAGCTGACAGAAAGGCTCTTCTCAGGATTGACTTGCTTAACGCTGTGCGTAAAGTATGCGAATTTTCTGTTGCGGGAGAACGAGCTGTCGGATTTGTTGGAATGCTTGCGCGTGAAAATGTGCCAGCCGAGAAATTCGACGGAAAAGCTGATAATGGAAGAGCATAACCGCAGAG CTAAGTGGAGCACTATCGCGTTCATGATGATATCGTATGCGACCGCGTTAGGCTTCGTCTTAACGCCAGCTCTACAGCTACTCAAGGGGGGCGAGCATGTGCTGCCGTTGAAGTCATACATCCCGTATTCCGTGTCAAATCTACTTCCATATCTAGCTACGTATCTGCAGCAATTTTTGGTGCTATTTTATGCGATAATGCTTAACGTTTCCTTCGACTGTCTCGTTTACGGCTTTACGATTCAAGTTTGCGGGCAGATCGAGCTTATGTGCTGCCGATTGACGGACAGTTTGAAGAGCACCGGCGATATTTCTTCCGGACGGAAGACGGATACGGAAGCCTCAATCGTGGAATGCGTCAGACATCATTTGCTCGTGGGCATTCTGGTGAAGAAAATACGAGCGTTGTTCATATGGACGATAAtgatcttcttcttcttcagtCTGCTCATCGTATGCACCAGTATCTTCATTCTATCAAAG AAGAAATTACTCAGCTTTGAGTTTCTTTCAATGTTCTTATATCTGAGTGGTATGCTGCTTCAACTGTTTTACTATTGCTGGTACGGAAATGAACTTGAGTTGAAG AGTAAAGGCATCGTGACCGCTGTGTATTCCAGCGACTGGACAATGGTGACACCGCAAGAACGCAGATTGCTGATGCTGATTATGATAAGCAGTCAAAGAGGAATAATGCTTTCTTATCACGGAGTATTTGCGTTATCTCTTAACACTTTTACTTGG TGA
- the LOC139812982 gene encoding uncharacterized protein isoform X4 gives MDILPINFKALRFCGAWKEREDDNMCVGFLRFCYRYAVFLLIYEFTISDVIEMIRMRDRVQELTERLFSGLTCLTLCVKYANFLLRENELSDLLECLRVKMCQPRNSTEKLIMEEHNRRAKWSTIAFMMISYATALGFVLTPALQLLKGGEHVLPLKSYIPYSVSNLLPYLATYLQQFLVLFYAIMLNVSFDCLVYGFTIQVCGQIELMCCRLTDSLKSTGDISSGRKTDTEASIVECVRHHLLVGILVKKIRALFIWTIMIFFFFSLLIVCTSIFILSKSKGIVTAVYSSDWTMVTPQERRLLMLIMISSQRGIMLSYHGVFALSLNTFTWICRTSYSAYNFLQRASN, from the exons ATGGACATTCTACCGATAAACTTTAAGGCCCTGCGTTTTTGCGGCGCATGGAAAGAGCGGGAGGACGACAACATGTGCGTTGGATTTTTGCGCTTTTGTTACAG GTACGCGGTTTTTCTCTTGATATACGAGTTTACGATATCCGATGTGATAGAGATGATTCGCATGCGCGACCGCGTTCAAGAGCTGACAGAAAGGCTCTTCTCAGGATTGACTTGCTTAACGCTGTGCGTAAAGTATGCGAATTTTCTGTTGCGGGAGAACGAGCTGTCGGATTTGTTGGAATGCTTGCGCGTGAAAATGTGCCAGCCGAGAAATTCGACGGAAAAGCTGATAATGGAAGAGCATAACCGCAGAG CTAAGTGGAGCACTATCGCGTTCATGATGATATCGTATGCGACCGCGTTAGGCTTCGTCTTAACGCCAGCTCTACAGCTACTCAAGGGGGGCGAGCATGTGCTGCCGTTGAAGTCATACATCCCGTATTCCGTGTCAAATCTACTTCCATATCTAGCTACGTATCTGCAGCAATTTTTGGTGCTATTTTATGCGATAATGCTTAACGTTTCCTTCGACTGTCTCGTTTACGGCTTTACGATTCAAGTTTGCGGGCAGATCGAGCTTATGTGCTGCCGATTGACGGACAGTTTGAAGAGCACCGGCGATATTTCTTCCGGACGGAAGACGGATACGGAAGCCTCAATCGTGGAATGCGTCAGACATCATTTGCTCGTGGGCATTCTGGTGAAGAAAATACGAGCGTTGTTCATATGGACGATAAtgatcttcttcttcttcagtCTGCTCATCGTATGCACCAGTATCTTCATTCTATCAAAG AGTAAAGGCATCGTGACCGCTGTGTATTCCAGCGACTGGACAATGGTGACACCGCAAGAACGCAGATTGCTGATGCTGATTATGATAAGCAGTCAAAGAGGAATAATGCTTTCTTATCACGGAGTATTTGCGTTATCTCTTAACACTTTTACTTGG ATTTGCAGGACTTCTTATTCAGCTTACAATTTCCTGCAGCGAGCATCCAATTAA
- the LOC139812982 gene encoding odorant receptor 46a-like isoform X3, translating to MDILPINFKALRFCGAWKEREDDNMCVGFLRFCYRYAVFLLIYEFTISDVIEMIRMRDRVQELTERLFSGLTCLTLCVKYANFLLRENELSDLLECLRVKMCQPRNSTEKLIMEEHNRRAKWSTIAFMMISYATALGFVLTPALQLLKGGEHVLPLKSYIPYSVSNLLPYLATYLQQFLIELMCCRLTDSLKSTGDISSGRKTDTEASIVECVRHHLLVGILVKKIRALFIWTIMIFFFFSLLIVCTSIFILSKKKLLSFEFLSMFLYLSGMLLQLFYYCWYGNELELKSKGIVTAVYSSDWTMVTPQERRLLMLIMISSQRGIMLSYHGVFALSLNTFTWICRTSYSAYNFLQRASN from the exons ATGGACATTCTACCGATAAACTTTAAGGCCCTGCGTTTTTGCGGCGCATGGAAAGAGCGGGAGGACGACAACATGTGCGTTGGATTTTTGCGCTTTTGTTACAG GTACGCGGTTTTTCTCTTGATATACGAGTTTACGATATCCGATGTGATAGAGATGATTCGCATGCGCGACCGCGTTCAAGAGCTGACAGAAAGGCTCTTCTCAGGATTGACTTGCTTAACGCTGTGCGTAAAGTATGCGAATTTTCTGTTGCGGGAGAACGAGCTGTCGGATTTGTTGGAATGCTTGCGCGTGAAAATGTGCCAGCCGAGAAATTCGACGGAAAAGCTGATAATGGAAGAGCATAACCGCAGAG CTAAGTGGAGCACTATCGCGTTCATGATGATATCGTATGCGACCGCGTTAGGCTTCGTCTTAACGCCAGCTCTACAGCTACTCAAGGGGGGCGAGCATGTGCTGCCGTTGAAGTCATACATCCCGTATTCCGTGTCAAATCTACTTCCATATCTAGCTACGTATCTGCAGCAATTTTTG ATCGAGCTTATGTGCTGCCGATTGACGGACAGTTTGAAGAGCACCGGCGATATTTCTTCCGGACGGAAGACGGATACGGAAGCCTCAATCGTGGAATGCGTCAGACATCATTTGCTCGTGGGCATTCTGGTGAAGAAAATACGAGCGTTGTTCATATGGACGATAAtgatcttcttcttcttcagtCTGCTCATCGTATGCACCAGTATCTTCATTCTATCAAAG AAGAAATTACTCAGCTTTGAGTTTCTTTCAATGTTCTTATATCTGAGTGGTATGCTGCTTCAACTGTTTTACTATTGCTGGTACGGAAATGAACTTGAGTTGAAG AGTAAAGGCATCGTGACCGCTGTGTATTCCAGCGACTGGACAATGGTGACACCGCAAGAACGCAGATTGCTGATGCTGATTATGATAAGCAGTCAAAGAGGAATAATGCTTTCTTATCACGGAGTATTTGCGTTATCTCTTAACACTTTTACTTGG ATTTGCAGGACTTCTTATTCAGCTTACAATTTCCTGCAGCGAGCATCCAATTAA
- the LOC139812982 gene encoding odorant receptor 46a-like isoform X1 — protein sequence MDILPINFKALRFCGAWKEREDDNMCVGFLRFCYRYAVFLLIYEFTISDVIEMIRMRDRVQELTERLFSGLTCLTLCVKYANFLLRENELSDLLECLRVKMCQPRNSTEKLIMEEHNRRAKWSTIAFMMISYATALGFVLTPALQLLKGGEHVLPLKSYIPYSVSNLLPYLATYLQQFLVLFYAIMLNVSFDCLVYGFTIQVCGQIELMCCRLTDSLKSTGDISSGRKTDTEASIVECVRHHLLVGILVKKIRALFIWTIMIFFFFSLLIVCTSIFILSKKKLLSFEFLSMFLYLSGMLLQLFYYCWYGNELELKSKGIVTAVYSSDWTMVTPQERRLLMLIMISSQRGIMLSYHGVFALSLNTFTWICRTSYSAYNFLQRASN from the exons ATGGACATTCTACCGATAAACTTTAAGGCCCTGCGTTTTTGCGGCGCATGGAAAGAGCGGGAGGACGACAACATGTGCGTTGGATTTTTGCGCTTTTGTTACAG GTACGCGGTTTTTCTCTTGATATACGAGTTTACGATATCCGATGTGATAGAGATGATTCGCATGCGCGACCGCGTTCAAGAGCTGACAGAAAGGCTCTTCTCAGGATTGACTTGCTTAACGCTGTGCGTAAAGTATGCGAATTTTCTGTTGCGGGAGAACGAGCTGTCGGATTTGTTGGAATGCTTGCGCGTGAAAATGTGCCAGCCGAGAAATTCGACGGAAAAGCTGATAATGGAAGAGCATAACCGCAGAG CTAAGTGGAGCACTATCGCGTTCATGATGATATCGTATGCGACCGCGTTAGGCTTCGTCTTAACGCCAGCTCTACAGCTACTCAAGGGGGGCGAGCATGTGCTGCCGTTGAAGTCATACATCCCGTATTCCGTGTCAAATCTACTTCCATATCTAGCTACGTATCTGCAGCAATTTTTGGTGCTATTTTATGCGATAATGCTTAACGTTTCCTTCGACTGTCTCGTTTACGGCTTTACGATTCAAGTTTGCGGGCAGATCGAGCTTATGTGCTGCCGATTGACGGACAGTTTGAAGAGCACCGGCGATATTTCTTCCGGACGGAAGACGGATACGGAAGCCTCAATCGTGGAATGCGTCAGACATCATTTGCTCGTGGGCATTCTGGTGAAGAAAATACGAGCGTTGTTCATATGGACGATAAtgatcttcttcttcttcagtCTGCTCATCGTATGCACCAGTATCTTCATTCTATCAAAG AAGAAATTACTCAGCTTTGAGTTTCTTTCAATGTTCTTATATCTGAGTGGTATGCTGCTTCAACTGTTTTACTATTGCTGGTACGGAAATGAACTTGAGTTGAAG AGTAAAGGCATCGTGACCGCTGTGTATTCCAGCGACTGGACAATGGTGACACCGCAAGAACGCAGATTGCTGATGCTGATTATGATAAGCAGTCAAAGAGGAATAATGCTTTCTTATCACGGAGTATTTGCGTTATCTCTTAACACTTTTACTTGG ATTTGCAGGACTTCTTATTCAGCTTACAATTTCCTGCAGCGAGCATCCAATTAA
- the LOC139812982 gene encoding odorant receptor 46a-like isoform X5: MIRMRDRVQELTERLFSGLTCLTLCVKYANFLLRENELSDLLECLRVKMCQPRNSTEKLIMEEHNRRAKWSTIAFMMISYATALGFVLTPALQLLKGGEHVLPLKSYIPYSVSNLLPYLATYLQQFLVLFYAIMLNVSFDCLVYGFTIQVCGQIELMCCRLTDSLKSTGDISSGRKTDTEASIVECVRHHLLVGILVKKIRALFIWTIMIFFFFSLLIVCTSIFILSKKKLLSFEFLSMFLYLSGMLLQLFYYCWYGNELELKSKGIVTAVYSSDWTMVTPQERRLLMLIMISSQRGIMLSYHGVFALSLNTFTWICRTSYSAYNFLQRASN, from the exons ATGATTCGCATGCGCGACCGCGTTCAAGAGCTGACAGAAAGGCTCTTCTCAGGATTGACTTGCTTAACGCTGTGCGTAAAGTATGCGAATTTTCTGTTGCGGGAGAACGAGCTGTCGGATTTGTTGGAATGCTTGCGCGTGAAAATGTGCCAGCCGAGAAATTCGACGGAAAAGCTGATAATGGAAGAGCATAACCGCAGAG CTAAGTGGAGCACTATCGCGTTCATGATGATATCGTATGCGACCGCGTTAGGCTTCGTCTTAACGCCAGCTCTACAGCTACTCAAGGGGGGCGAGCATGTGCTGCCGTTGAAGTCATACATCCCGTATTCCGTGTCAAATCTACTTCCATATCTAGCTACGTATCTGCAGCAATTTTTGGTGCTATTTTATGCGATAATGCTTAACGTTTCCTTCGACTGTCTCGTTTACGGCTTTACGATTCAAGTTTGCGGGCAGATCGAGCTTATGTGCTGCCGATTGACGGACAGTTTGAAGAGCACCGGCGATATTTCTTCCGGACGGAAGACGGATACGGAAGCCTCAATCGTGGAATGCGTCAGACATCATTTGCTCGTGGGCATTCTGGTGAAGAAAATACGAGCGTTGTTCATATGGACGATAAtgatcttcttcttcttcagtCTGCTCATCGTATGCACCAGTATCTTCATTCTATCAAAG AAGAAATTACTCAGCTTTGAGTTTCTTTCAATGTTCTTATATCTGAGTGGTATGCTGCTTCAACTGTTTTACTATTGCTGGTACGGAAATGAACTTGAGTTGAAG AGTAAAGGCATCGTGACCGCTGTGTATTCCAGCGACTGGACAATGGTGACACCGCAAGAACGCAGATTGCTGATGCTGATTATGATAAGCAGTCAAAGAGGAATAATGCTTTCTTATCACGGAGTATTTGCGTTATCTCTTAACACTTTTACTTGG ATTTGCAGGACTTCTTATTCAGCTTACAATTTCCTGCAGCGAGCATCCAATTAA